TGCACCATATTGATTGGATATAACAGGTTTATCTTTTATCATATATTTATTACATAATAAAAAGGCCGACAAACGCCAGCCTTAGAGTGAAAAATTAGAATAATTTTTGAGCCACAGAGAAGAGTTTTTCATTGAATGGACGTTTCATTGTATTGATCGCTTCAATGATGTCGTGATGAACTAATTCTTCTTTTTGGATACCTACACAGCGTCCTGCGTGTCCTTGAAGTAATAATTCAACGGCATAAACTCCCATACGAGAAGCTAAAATGCGGTCAAACGCACAAGGTGAACCACCACGTTGAATATGACCTAAAATAGTTGCACGCGTTTCATTACCTAATCTTTCTTCGATTTCTTTTGCAAGATCATATACATTACATTTATGTTCTGTGATTGCAATGATTGCGTGACGTTTACCATTGTTTAGATCTTGTTCAATGTTTTTGATAAGATCTTCTTTATTAAATTCTTTTTCAGCCGTAACGATATAATCACAACCACCAGCGATAGCGGCGTTAATTGTTAAATCTCCACAGTAACGTCCCATAATTTCAACTAATGAAATACGACGGTGTGAAGTAGATGTATCGCGTAAATAGTCAATCGCAGTTAATACTGTTTCTAATGCAGTTTGATAACCGATACAGTAGTCTGTACCTGCGATATCGTTATCAATTGTTCCTGGTAAACCGATACAAGGATAACCAAATTCTTCAGTGATTAGTTTAGCTCCCATATAAGAACCGTCCCCACCGATAACGATTAACGCATCAATACCGTGTTTTTCTAAGGTTTTCACAGCTTGTTTACGGATTTCTGGATCTTTAAACTCTGGAAAACGTGCTGAGCCTAAGAATGTACCACCACGATTTAAGGTGTCACAGACAGAATTACGTTCAAGTCTGATGACTTGATCGTGATATAAGCCATAGTATCCGTCTTGAATACCATAAACTTCTAAGCCTTCGCTTAATCCTGCACGCACGATCCCACGAATTGCAGCATTCATACCCGGTGCATCACCACCACTTGTTAAAATTGCAATTTTTTTAATCATAAAATATTCCTCAAAATAAAAATTAAATCTGTTAAAAATGAAAACGGCGTAAAGATTACCCTATTCATTTCATTGATTCTAGAAAAAATTATCAAAAGTCATCAACTTTTTGATCTAGTAAGGGGTTTCAATAGGTAATTGTGCTTTTTGCCACGCTTCAAAGCCACCAATTACATTATAAACTTTCTCAAATCCTTGCATTACCAACGTCTGTGCTACTTTTTGACTGCTAATTCCGTGGTAACAAATAACCATAATTTCATCATCAAAATCGTGATTGGCCAAAAAATCAGGATAGCTTTGTTGAGTTAAATGGAATGCTGTTTTCGGATGACTATAATTGTAATGAGCGTAGTCTCGAATATCTACAATGACAGATTTTTTATCAGCGTCATTATTGGCATTGCTACTTTGTATTTTTTCCCAAGCAAGCAAAGGGGTAATATTTAAAAAGGTGTCCATACATTGGTAATTTATTGAGTCAGGGGATATTCTAACGTAAAAACAACTGAACAGAAAGGTAAAATATTTATCATATAATGTTGAAATTATAGCTAGAACAATTATAATTGAGAATTGTTATCACAAATATTATTAACCCTTTATTTTGAGGAATTTATGGAATCTTTATTTCAGTTTTTACATTACAACAGCGATTATATTATTTTAGGTCTTTTAGTTCTAATGAGTATTATTTTAGTTTGGAAAGTGATTGAACGCAGTTTATTTTATAAAAAAGTGAATATCAATGATTATGCGACGATTGAAGAGCTTGAAATTGATTTAACCCACAATCTTACAACCATTTCAACAATTGGTTCAAATGCACCTTATGTCGGGTTATTAGGAACAGTTGTTGGGATTTTATTAACGTTCTACCATCTTGGAAGTGCTGGTGGAGATTTAGACGCAGGTTCAATTATGGTAAGCTTATCCCTTGCGTTAAAAGCAACTGCATTGGGTATTTTAGTTGCGATTCCGTCAATGATGTTTTACAACGGTTTTGGACGTAAGGTAGAAGAAAACAAATTGAAATGGTTAGCTGAACAGAAAAAAGTAGTAAAATAAGCGGTCATTTTTTTATAAAAATTTACAAATTTTAGGATCAAAATGAAAAAGTTTGATGAAATAAATATTATTCCTTTTATTGATATTATGTTGGTGTTACTTGCGATTGTGTTAGTAACTGCTTCATTTATTTCTCAGGGAAAAATACAAGTTAATGTCCCTCAGGCGAGTACTACAACAACCTTTAAGGCCGATGAATTAGCGAAATTACTGACTATCAATGATAAAAATGAATTTTATTTTAATGATAAGTTGATAGTGAAAGAAGATTTAGAAAAAGAAGTCATGACATGGGATAAAACTCAAAAAGTAACTCTTAAAGTTGATTCAGCTGTGACTTTTGATAAATTTGTTGAGTTGACAGATCTGCTTGCTAAAAATGAAATTAAGAATGTCGCCATTGTAACGAAAAAAGAGCAACAGTGATGAAAAATAATTCTCGAATTGGTTTAGTTTTATCACTTTTTATTCATGGTGCTGTTTTTGCAGCAGTGGGATTTGCAATAAAAAATGCAGAACCAATCAATTATGTTGAAGAGCAGACGACCAGTATCTCAATGGAAATGATGACGGCTCGTCTAGAACAACAACAGGTAGCGGTTAAAACGGAAGAGGTTCAACCAGAGCCAGAGGAAGTTGTTCAAACAGTTGAACCGAAAGAGGTTGTTGCGATTCCAAAAAAAGTTGACCCAGTTAAAAAGAAAGAAATCAAAAAAGAAAAGCCAAAAGAAGAACCGAAGAAAAAGCCTAAACCTAAGAAAAAACCGAAAAAGCATAAACCGAAAAAAAATAAGAGTGAGCTAGTTAAAGCGAAAGAAGTCGGTAAGAAAGCAAGAAAAGGGGCATTTGAAAAGGCTAAGTTTACGCAAGGTCAACAAGATCAAGCAGGTAAAAATGAAGGTAATAAAGACGGTCATTCAATGCAGTCAGGCAAGGTTTCATCAGGGGTAGTAAATGCTTATAAAGCACGTTTACAACGCGCATTACAACGTCAGGCAAATCGAAGCTATCCAACACGAGAAAAGCGAATGTATAAACAGGGGGAGGTTGTGATTGCTTTCACTGTGAATTCGTCAGGCGAGTTAGTTAATGTGCGAGTGGTGAAATCATCAGGTAATAATAATTTTGATAAAGCAGCGGTTAAAGCGGCGAATAGAACCAAAATGGATTCATCACCACCAAATGGTCGCTTAGATATCACTGCTGTGACAATCAAATTTTCATTACAGCAATAGCTTGCCTTAATTAACGGTGTTCAGTAAAATGAATGCCGTTTTTTATTACAATTTAAGAGGAATATCGAATGTTAGGAAAAGGTGGCTTAGGCGGTTTAATGAAGCAAGCTCAACAAATGCAAGCAAAAATGCAAAAAGCACAAGAAGAGATTGCGAAATTAGAAGTAACGGGCGAATCTGGTGCAGGCTTAGTAAAAGTAACATTAAATGGGGCACATAATTGTCGCCGTATTGAGATTGATCCGTCTTTAATGGAAGATGATAAAGAGATGCTAGAAGACTTAATGGCAGCTGCATTTAATGATGCGATCCGTCGTGCCGAAGAGTTACAAAAAGAGAAAATGGCAAGCGTAACAGCGGGAATGCCTATTCCTCCGGGTATGAAAATGCCATTCTAATTTCATCGCTTTATTCTGTGGAATTATTTTATTAGGACGGGTAAACTTGCGTTGCTCGTCTTTTATTTATTTGAAGAATCTAAAATTATTATGCAAATTAGTCCGTTACTTGAAAATTTAATCGAATCCCTAAGAGTGCTACCAGGTGTAGGACCAAAATCTGCTCAGCGTATGGCGTATCATTTATTGCAGCGTAATCGTGCTGGCGGGATAAATCTTGCAAAAGCGGTAGAAGAAGCGATGACTCATATCGATCATTGTGAATTATGTCGTACATTTACCGAAGAAAAGGTATGTAATATTTGTAAAAATCCACGCCGCCAAGCAAATGGGCAACTTTGTGTAGTTGAAACACCTGCGGATATTCAAGCAGTGGAACAAACAGGGCAGTTTTCTGGGCGTTATTTTGTATTGATGGGACATTTGTCGCCTCTTGATGGCATTGGACCTCGTGAAATCGGGCTTGATGTTTTACAACAACGTTTAGAATCTGAGTCTTTTTATGAAATTATTCTAGCAACTAATCCGACCATTGAAGGTGATGCAACAGCGAACTATATTGCGGAGATGTGTTTACCTTATAATATCAAAGTGACACGTATTGCGCACGGCATTCCAGTTGGCGGAGAGCTAGAGATGGTTGATGGTACAACGCTTTCTCACTCTTTTGTTGGACGGCGAGATCTCAATCTTTAATTTAGGAGAAATAGTGAATGAAAACATTTTTCAAAAAACTGTATCAAATTTTTCGTTGTATAAGAGAAATGGTGATAAATTTTTTCTTTATCCTGTTTGTTATTTTTTGTTTGGCTCTTTTTTCATTGATTTCTAGTGAAATGGCAACACCAGATACACCACAAGAATTTAATTCAGGAGCATTAACCTTACATCTAGATGGTTATTTAGCTGATAACGCAGATGAATTAGGGAAGTTTCGTCGCCTATTGCAATCTGAATTAGGTTCAAAAGAACAACCATTTAAAATTTCTACTTTTGATGTGGTTCGTGCAATAAAAAAAGCAACTAATGATAAAAAAATTACAGGTATTGTTTTAGATTTACAGGCTTTTTCTGGCGGTGATTATCCATCGCTTGAATATGTAGGGCAAATGCTGAAAGAGTTTAAAGCAAAAAGTAATAAGCCTGTGATTGCAATTGGACAATATTATTCTCAAAAGCAATATTATTTAGCAAGCTTTGCCGATAAAATTTATCTTAATAAGGCAGGTTCGGTTGATATTCATGGGCTAAGTTATGCAAACCTTTATTTCAAATCATTGCTAGATAAAATAGAAGCTCAGCCACATATTTTTAGGGTAGGTACTTACAAATCTGCGGTTGAACCTTTCATACGTGATGATATGTCAGAAGAGGCAAAACAGAATGCAACTTTATGGCTAAATGGATTATGGTCAAATATTCAAGCAAAAATAGCAGAGAATCGTCAGATTAAATCGGAAAATGTATTACCACCGTTTGAGGATTATTTGGATAAGTTTAAACAAGCGAAAGGTGACCAAGCCATTTTTGCATTAAATCAAAAACTAGTGACCAAATTAGTTACCGAGCCTCAAATGTTAAGACTTCTACAAGAACAGTTTGGCACGGATGATCAAGATTATCAGCACATTGACTATTTTGATTATGTCAATTATTTACCTTCTCGTTTTGAGAACAAAGCAATTAAGAATAATATTGCGGTGATTAACGTTGAAGGTGGCATTGTGATGGGTGAGAGTGATGATAGCAGTGCGGGTAGTGACACTGTTGTGGCTCAACTACGCAAAGCAAGAATTTCCAAAAATGTACGAGGTGTTATTTTACGCGTCAACAGTCCAGGTGGTAGTGCTTTAGCATCAGAATTGATTCGTCAAGAAATTGAAGCGATTCAGCAAGCTGGTAAACCAGTTGTCACTTCAATGGGCGGAATGGCAGCATCAGGTGGGTATTGGATTTCATCGACTACCGATAAAATTATTGCAAGTCCTAATACTTTGACTGGGTCTATTGGAATCTTTGGTTTATCAATGAGTTTTGAAAAAACAGCAAAACATATTGGTGTCACAGAAGATGGTATTGCTACTTCACAACTGGCGAGACAAAGTCCATTTAAAACCTTGAATAAGGAACAAGGCAAGTTAATTCAATTGAGCATTGAAAATGGTTATGATCATTTTCTTGAATTAGTAAGCAAAGGACGTAAGATGTCAAAAGAGCAAGTCGATCATATTGCACAAGGTCAAGTTTGGTTAGGGGAAGAAGCCCTTAAAAATGGACTGGTAGATAAGTTGGGCGATTTTGAGACAGCTTATGATGAACTAATGCTATTGATCAACGAGAAAAGGGTAGCAAAAGGGAAAGATAAACTGGATAATTTACCTGCCGTATGGAGCTTGCAAGAAGACAGTGGATTCTTAGGTGAATTTGCAAGGAATTTTAAAATGAATATTCAACTGAAATTAACGCAGTGGTTAGATATTCCTTTTATGGAGCAGCTACAACAAAAAGCACCTATTATGCCAAGATTAAACGATCCAAAAATGAGTTATTTGTATTGTTTAAATTGTGGAACGGTGCAGTAATAAAAAATTTGTAAAATTTAACAAAAAAATGACCGCTTATAGGTATTCCTCTAAGCGGTCGATAACTTTATAGGAACTAAAATGAAATTTATCTCTTTTAATATCAATGGATTAAGAGCAAGACCACACCAGCTAGAAGCGATTATTGAAAAACATCAACCTGATGTTATTGGTTTACAAGAAATCAAAGTATCTGATGAAGATTTTCCACATCAATTAGTAGAGCATTTAGGCTATCACGTGTTTCATCACGGGCAAAAAGGACATTATGGTGTGGCATTATTAACTAAACAAAAGCCATTGGCGGTACGCAAAGGTTTTGCAACAGATGGTGAAGATGCACAAAAACGTATGATTATGGCGGATCTTGAGACACCTTTTGGGACGCTTACAGTGCTGAATGGTTATTTTCCACAGGGCGAAAATCGTAAACACGAAACAAAATTCCCAGCTAAAGAAAAATTTTATGCAGATCTTCAACATTATTTAGAAACAGAACATTCGCCTGAAAATCCAATTGTGGTTATGGGGGACATTAACATTAGCCCAACTGATTTAGATATTGGGATTGGTGAACCGAACCGTAAACGTTGGTTGCAAACGGGTAAATGTTCATTCTTACCAGAAGAAAGAGAGTGGTTTGCTAAATTATTAGATTATGGTTTTGTGGATACATTCAGAATGATGAATCCAGAAGCGGATGATCAATATTCGTGGTTTGATTATCGCTCAAAAGGTTTTAATGATAATCGTGGTTTGCGTATTGATTTAGTGATGGCGACAAAAATGTTAGCGGAACGATGTGTAGATACTGGGATTGATTTAGAAATCAGAGCGATGGAAAAACCATCAGATCATGCACCAATTTGGGCAACATTTGAATAAGATATTGAATGTTATCAATGTTAAGGTTTTGTATCTAGATATAGATACAAAGATTTAAATGAGAATGATTGTTAAATAATGGTAATATTTCATTTATTTTTCAATATATTGTCAATTGATAAATTACTGTTTTTTGAGCTGATAAAATTGATTTATATCAATTAAAATTTATTTTTTTATACGGTAACGAAGGTTTTGTTAAAATTTGTGACAAATGTAACATTTTTAATGTTTGTTATTATTGGCTTTATAGGTAAAATAGCGTTAGGTTTTTCTCTTTGAATATTTTTATTTTATAAAAAGAGTCTACAGAAAAATCAGCTTGGGTAGTTATTTTTAGATATTAGTCTAATAATAATTCATTTTTCTCGTTATATTACAACAAAGAGGTTTGAGATGTTGGACGTTGTTGAACTTTCTCGATTGCAGTTTGCGTTAACTGCATTATACCACTTCTTATTTGTACCATTGACTTTAGGGCTTTCTTTCATTCTTGTAGTGATGGAAACGCTTTATGTGACGACAGGTAAAGAAGTGTATAAAGATATGACTAAGTTCTGGGGTAAGTTGTTTGGTATTAACTTTGCTCTTGGAGTAACAACAGGGATTACCATGGAATTCCAATTTGGTACTAACTGGTCATATTATTCTCATTATGTAGGTGATGTTTTTGGAGCTCCATTAGCGATTGAAGGCTTAATGGCATTCTTCTTAGAATCTACATTCGTAGGTCTTTTCTTTTTCGGTTGGGATCGTCTATCAAAAGCGAAGCATTTGGTTACAACATATTGTGTAGCCTTTGGTTCGAATTTTTCTGCGTTATGGATTTTGGTTGCAAACGGCTGGATGCAAAATCCAGAAGGTTCGCAATTCAATTTTGAAACAATGCGAATGGAAATGGCAAGTTTTGCTGATTTAGTTTTAAATCCAGTTGCTCAATCTAAATTCTTACATACAGTAACTGCTGGCTATACTTGTGGTGCTATTTTTGTTTTAGGTATTAGTTCATACTACATTTTGAAAGGTCGTGATTTAAGCTTTGCAAGACGTTCATTCTCTGTGGGAGCAACGTTTGGCTTAGTTGCAATCCTTTCTGTACTTGTTATGGGTGATGAGTCTGGTTATGAAATCGGTCAAGCTCAACCAATGAAATTGGCAACAATGGAAGGGGAATGGCATACTCAAAAAGCACCAGCGGATTGGAATGCGTTTGTAATTCCTAACTCAGAAGAAGGAAAAAATGATTTTGAAATTAAAATTCCTTATATGGCTGGTTTGATTGTAACTCGTTCGTTAGATAAACAATTCCCAGGTGTTCACGATATTCGTAAAGAAAATGAACAACGTGTGCGTAATGGTATTGTTGCTTATGGATTATTAGAAAAATTACGTTCTGGTAACTATACAGCAGAAGAGAAAGAAGCATTTCAAAATACGTATCAAAAAGATTTAGGTTTTGGTTTATTATTAAAACCTTATACTGATAATGTGATTGATGCGACTGAAGAACAAATTCAAAAAGCAGCAGATTCAACCGTACCTAACGTAGGACCAACATTCTGGTCATTCCGTATGATGATGGCATCGGGTGGTTTAATGCTTCTTCTTATTGCATTAGCTTTCTTCCAAAACTTCAAAGGTACTGTAGGTAGCCGCCCATTACTATTAAAAGCATTATTATTTGGTATTCCATTACCTTGGATTGCAATTGAAAGTGGTTGGTTCTTAGCAGAATATGGTCGTCAACCTTGGGCAATCTATAATGTATTACCAACAGGAGTGGCGAACTCATCATTAACAACCTTAGATCTGTGGATTTCAATCGGATTGTTATGTGGTTTATACACCATTTTCTTGGTAGCAGAAATGTATTTAATGTTTAAATATGCTCGCTTAGGTCCGAGTTCATTAAAAACAGGTCGCTATCATTTTGAACAATCTGCGAAATAAGTAGGAGAAAAAATATGTTAGATTATGAAATTCTACGTTTTATTTGGTGGATTTTAGTCGGTGTTTTATTGATCGGTTTTGCGATTACCGATGGTTTTGATATGGGTGTTTTAACATTGCTACCAGTAATGGGTAAAAGCAATATTGAACGCCGTATAATGATCAATACTGTTGCTCCGCACTGGGATGGTAACCAAGTTTGGTTATTAACGGGTGGTGGTGCAATTTTTGCAGCGTGGCCAACCGTATATGCAACATCATTCTCAGGATTCTATCTTGCAATGATTGTTGTGCTAGCGGCATTATTCTTCCGTCCAGTTGGTTTTGAATACCGTGCTAAAATTGATTCACCAAAATGGAGAAGTGCTTGGGATTGGGGATTATTTGTAGGTGGTTTTGTACCATCACTTATCTTCGGTGTTGCATTTGGTAACTTATTACAAGGTGTTCCATTTGAGTTTAACAACATTAACCAAATCCAATATACTGGTTCGTTCTTTGGATTATTAAACCCATTTGCATTACTTTGTGGTGTGGTAAGTTTAATGATGTTAACCACGCAAGGTGCAACCTGGTTACAAATGAAAACAACGGGCGATTTGCGTGCTAGAGCAAGAAATATTGCACAAATCACAGCATTAGTCACTTTAATTGCATTCTTATTAGCAGGTGCTTGGTTATACTTCAAAGACGGTTTTGTTGTAACAAGTGAGATGGATCATTTTGCTGCCTCAGTATTTACAAGTAAAACAGTTGCATTAGAGCAAGGTGCTTGGTTTAGCAACTTCTTTAATATGCCTGTATTATTTATTATTCCAGCATTAGCAGTAATTGGTGCGTTAGGTACAATCTTAGCGTCAAAAGCTGATCGTAATGGTTTTGCTTTCTTATCATCATCAATTATGCTTGCGGGTGTAATTTTAACAGCTGGCGTATCAATGTTCCCATTCGTAATGCCTTCAATTTCACACCCTGAAATGAGCTTAACAATGTGGGATGCAACAGCAAGTGAAAATACATTAACTGTAATGTTCTATGTTGCTTGTGGTTTTGTACCATTAGTGCTTGCATACACAATTTGGAGTTACTTCGCTATGTTTGGTCGTCTTGACGCGAAACAAATCGAAGAAAACAAGGCAGCTTACTAAGGAGAAATTATTATGTTTTATGTAACTTGGGTATTAGGTGTCTTACTTGCTATTTTATTTTCAGTTGCAATGACTGTAAAAGCTGAGAAATCAGGTCATTTAGACGATTAAAATGGTAGATAAACTCTATAACTTAACAGCAAAGGGCTTTTTAAAAGCCCTTTCTTTCATTCTTGCTTCATTGATGTTTGGCTTGATTTTATTTAATTCAATGACATTTGCCCAACATTTTGGAGGAAGAATTCCATATCTTGCTTTTCTCACTTTTTATGGAATGGCAATTTTATGGGTTCACGGTGTTGGCTTTGAAATAAAATCATCTTTTTGGAAAATTATATTTTTACCTTTAACAGGATATTTTATTGTATTAAGCTCAATCACCGTGATTTTGCTTAAATAATATGTAGATAAAAAACTTGCACAATTATTTATGCACTACTAGAATAATAAAATTATTACGACGCCTAAATCTTAGGCGTTTTCTTTCTCTTTTTTGGAAATACAGGATATGATGAATTTTCCAGTACGAGTCTATTATGAAGATACCGATGCCGGAGGTGTCGTTTATCACGCCAATTATTTACACTTTTTAGAGCGTGCAAGAACAGAATTTTTACGTCAACAGGGTTTTTCACAACAACAGTTATTAAAAGAATCACTGGCTTTTGTTGTTAAAAAAATGGATATTGATTATAAAAGTCCTGCACGATTAGACGATCTTTTAAATGTTATCACCGAAGTGATTGAACTTGGAAAAGCAAAAATTGTCTTTTCACAGAGCATATGGCAGGAAGAACGTTGTATCACACAAGCGACAGTTGTCGTTGCTTGTGTTAATTTAAATCAAATGAAACCTGTGGCGATACCTGAAAATATTCGCCAAATTTTTAAAATATAATCTTGGAGTTATCATAAATGTCGATGGATTTTAATTTTGTTTCACTTTTTCTTGAAGCAAGTATTGTTGTAAAAGCAATTATTATTATTTTAATGTTTTTTTCCGTGTTATCGTGGGCAGTGATTTTTAGTCGCAGTCGCCTTTTAAATAAAGCGAGAAAAAACTCACTTAGCTTTGAAGATCGTTTTTGGTCAGGAGAAGATTTTGGACGTTTACATGAAGGATTAGAAAATCGTCGAGATCAATTAAATGGTTCTGAGCAGATCTTTTATGTGGGATTCAAAGAGTTCTCTCGCTTGCAGCAAGCAAATCCAGATTCTCCAGAATCTGTGATTCAGGGAACAGGAAGAGCAATGAATTTAGCTTTAAACCGAGAACTAGAAAAATTAGAAAGCTATATTCCATTTTTAGGAACGGTAGGATCTGTTAGCCCGTATATCGGATTATTTGGTACAGTTTGGGGAATTATGCACTCATTTATGGGATTAAGTGCCGTAAAACAAGCAACCTTACAATCTGTTGCACCAGGTATTGCCGAAGCACTTATTGCCACAGCGATAGGCCTATTTGCTGCGATCCCAGCGGTAATGGCGTATAACCGTTTAAATGTAAAATTAAATAAATTAGAACAAAATTACATCAACTTTATTGATGAATTTACCACGATTTTACATCGCCAAGTGTTTACTAAAAAATAGTATTTAACAAGAAAAATAGAAGCGGTTAAATTTTTATCACTTTTTGCAAATTTTCATAAAAAAGTAACCGCTTACTTAATATCTGATGAGGAAAAAATGTCTTACCGTCGTCGTAATCGTAATAATATAAAATCTGAAATCAATATTGTGCCATTCCTAGATGTATTACTGGTGCTGTTATTGATTTTTATGGCAACAGCACCTGTGATTAGCCAAAGTGTAGAAGTGGATTTGCCTGAGGATAAACACAGCCAGTCCGTAACCAATGAAAGTAAAAAGCCCGTTATTTTACAAATTGAAGGTGTGGCATTATATAAATTAAAAATGGATGGACACTTTGTTGAAAAATCAGGTGAGCAATTACTTACAGAAACAGATGTGATTGCATTTTCATCACAGGCTTTTCAACAAGATCCACATACATTATTTCTGGTAGCTGGTGGTAAAGATGTACCTTATGAGGAAATTATTAAAGGTATTTCTTTATTAAAAGACGCTGGAATAAAAACAGTCGGTTTAATGACTTCAAGTAAATAGTGGGTAATTGACGTGAAA
This DNA window, taken from Phocoenobacter uteri, encodes the following:
- a CDS encoding energy transducer TonB, whose amino-acid sequence is MKNNSRIGLVLSLFIHGAVFAAVGFAIKNAEPINYVEEQTTSISMEMMTARLEQQQVAVKTEEVQPEPEEVVQTVEPKEVVAIPKKVDPVKKKEIKKEKPKEEPKKKPKPKKKPKKHKPKKNKSELVKAKEVGKKARKGAFEKAKFTQGQQDQAGKNEGNKDGHSMQSGKVSSGVVNAYKARLQRALQRQANRSYPTREKRMYKQGEVVIAFTVNSSGELVNVRVVKSSGNNNFDKAAVKAANRTKMDSSPPNGRLDITAVTIKFSLQQ
- the glpE gene encoding thiosulfate sulfurtransferase GlpE encodes the protein MDTFLNITPLLAWEKIQSSNANNDADKKSVIVDIRDYAHYNYSHPKTAFHLTQQSYPDFLANHDFDDEIMVICYHGISSQKVAQTLVMQGFEKVYNVIGGFEAWQKAQLPIETPY
- a CDS encoding cytochrome ubiquinol oxidase subunit I codes for the protein MLDVVELSRLQFALTALYHFLFVPLTLGLSFILVVMETLYVTTGKEVYKDMTKFWGKLFGINFALGVTTGITMEFQFGTNWSYYSHYVGDVFGAPLAIEGLMAFFLESTFVGLFFFGWDRLSKAKHLVTTYCVAFGSNFSALWILVANGWMQNPEGSQFNFETMRMEMASFADLVLNPVAQSKFLHTVTAGYTCGAIFVLGISSYYILKGRDLSFARRSFSVGATFGLVAILSVLVMGDESGYEIGQAQPMKLATMEGEWHTQKAPADWNAFVIPNSEEGKNDFEIKIPYMAGLIVTRSLDKQFPGVHDIRKENEQRVRNGIVAYGLLEKLRSGNYTAEEKEAFQNTYQKDLGFGLLLKPYTDNVIDATEEQIQKAADSTVPNVGPTFWSFRMMMASGGLMLLLIALAFFQNFKGTVGSRPLLLKALLFGIPLPWIAIESGWFLAEYGRQPWAIYNVLPTGVANSSLTTLDLWISIGLLCGLYTIFLVAEMYLMFKYARLGPSSLKTGRYHFEQSAK
- the xthA gene encoding exodeoxyribonuclease III, translated to MKFISFNINGLRARPHQLEAIIEKHQPDVIGLQEIKVSDEDFPHQLVEHLGYHVFHHGQKGHYGVALLTKQKPLAVRKGFATDGEDAQKRMIMADLETPFGTLTVLNGYFPQGENRKHETKFPAKEKFYADLQHYLETEHSPENPIVVMGDINISPTDLDIGIGEPNRKRWLQTGKCSFLPEEREWFAKLLDYGFVDTFRMMNPEADDQYSWFDYRSKGFNDNRGLRIDLVMATKMLAERCVDTGIDLEIRAMEKPSDHAPIWATFE
- a CDS encoding YbaB/EbfC family nucleoid-associated protein; the encoded protein is MLGKGGLGGLMKQAQQMQAKMQKAQEEIAKLEVTGESGAGLVKVTLNGAHNCRRIEIDPSLMEDDKEMLEDLMAAAFNDAIRRAEELQKEKMASVTAGMPIPPGMKMPF
- the pfkA gene encoding 6-phosphofructokinase, giving the protein MIKKIAILTSGGDAPGMNAAIRGIVRAGLSEGLEVYGIQDGYYGLYHDQVIRLERNSVCDTLNRGGTFLGSARFPEFKDPEIRKQAVKTLEKHGIDALIVIGGDGSYMGAKLITEEFGYPCIGLPGTIDNDIAGTDYCIGYQTALETVLTAIDYLRDTSTSHRRISLVEIMGRYCGDLTINAAIAGGCDYIVTAEKEFNKEDLIKNIEQDLNNGKRHAIIAITEHKCNVYDLAKEIEERLGNETRATILGHIQRGGSPCAFDRILASRMGVYAVELLLQGHAGRCVGIQKEELVHHDIIEAINTMKRPFNEKLFSVAQKLF
- the exbB gene encoding TonB-system energizer ExbB; this translates as MESLFQFLHYNSDYIILGLLVLMSIILVWKVIERSLFYKKVNINDYATIEELEIDLTHNLTTISTIGSNAPYVGLLGTVVGILLTFYHLGSAGGDLDAGSIMVSLSLALKATALGILVAIPSMMFYNGFGRKVEENKLKWLAEQKKVVK
- the sppA gene encoding signal peptide peptidase SppA → MKTFFKKLYQIFRCIREMVINFFFILFVIFCLALFSLISSEMATPDTPQEFNSGALTLHLDGYLADNADELGKFRRLLQSELGSKEQPFKISTFDVVRAIKKATNDKKITGIVLDLQAFSGGDYPSLEYVGQMLKEFKAKSNKPVIAIGQYYSQKQYYLASFADKIYLNKAGSVDIHGLSYANLYFKSLLDKIEAQPHIFRVGTYKSAVEPFIRDDMSEEAKQNATLWLNGLWSNIQAKIAENRQIKSENVLPPFEDYLDKFKQAKGDQAIFALNQKLVTKLVTEPQMLRLLQEQFGTDDQDYQHIDYFDYVNYLPSRFENKAIKNNIAVINVEGGIVMGESDDSSAGSDTVVAQLRKARISKNVRGVILRVNSPGGSALASELIRQEIEAIQQAGKPVVTSMGGMAASGGYWISSTTDKIIASPNTLTGSIGIFGLSMSFEKTAKHIGVTEDGIATSQLARQSPFKTLNKEQGKLIQLSIENGYDHFLELVSKGRKMSKEQVDHIAQGQVWLGEEALKNGLVDKLGDFETAYDELMLLINEKRVAKGKDKLDNLPAVWSLQEDSGFLGEFARNFKMNIQLKLTQWLDIPFMEQLQQKAPIMPRLNDPKMSYLYCLNCGTVQ
- the recR gene encoding recombination mediator RecR; this encodes MQISPLLENLIESLRVLPGVGPKSAQRMAYHLLQRNRAGGINLAKAVEEAMTHIDHCELCRTFTEEKVCNICKNPRRQANGQLCVVETPADIQAVEQTGQFSGRYFVLMGHLSPLDGIGPREIGLDVLQQRLESESFYEIILATNPTIEGDATANYIAEMCLPYNIKVTRIAHGIPVGGELEMVDGTTLSHSFVGRRDLNL
- the exbD gene encoding TonB system transport protein ExbD, which gives rise to MKKFDEINIIPFIDIMLVLLAIVLVTASFISQGKIQVNVPQASTTTTFKADELAKLLTINDKNEFYFNDKLIVKEDLEKEVMTWDKTQKVTLKVDSAVTFDKFVELTDLLAKNEIKNVAIVTKKEQQ